Proteins encoded in a region of the Cinclus cinclus chromosome 19, bCinCin1.1, whole genome shotgun sequence genome:
- the CDC26 gene encoding anaphase-promoting complex subunit CDC26 produces MLRRKPTRLELKLDDIEEFESVRKELESRRKQRDEVEAAAGGEEAAAIGALGTEHKSREQLISDRIGYKPQPKAGGRTAHFGTFEF; encoded by the exons ATGCTCCGTCGGAAGCCGACGCGGCTGGAGCTGAAGCTGGATGACATCGAGGAATTCGAAAGTGTCCggaaggagctggag AGCCGTAGGAAGCAACGGGACGAGGTGGAGGCGGCGGCGGGTGGCGAGGAGGCGGCAGCGATCGGAGCACTGGGCACGGAGCACAAGAGCCGCGAGCAGCTCATCAGTGACCGCATCGGGTACAAGCCGCAGCCCAAGGCCGGTGGCCGTACCGCGCACTTCGGCACCTTCGAGTTCTAA